One genomic window of Arachis stenosperma cultivar V10309 chromosome 10, arast.V10309.gnm1.PFL2, whole genome shotgun sequence includes the following:
- the LOC130957353 gene encoding secreted RxLR effector protein 161-like, with amino-acid sequence MDNAKAMDTPMSTTCYLDKDEQGKSIDVKKYRGMIGSLLYLTASRPDIMFSVCMCARYQANPKESHLSVVKRIMKYLIGTLNVGLWYPKGSTCDLIGYSDSDFAGCKLDRKSTSGTCHLLGNSLVSWHSKKQVSVALSTAEAEYVAAGSCCAQILWMKQQLVDYGLMFDHIPIKCDNTSAINLTKNPVQHSRTKHIEIRHHFIRDHVEKGDVVIEFVETSKQLADIFTKPLCKESFFNIRNEFGILDSNLI; translated from the coding sequence ATGGACAATGCTAAGGCAATGGACACACCAATGAGCACTACTTGCTACCTTGACAAAGATGAACAAGGTAAAAGCATAGATGTAAAGAAGTATAGAGGCATGATAGGATCATTACTTTATCTAACGGCAAGTAGGCCAGATATCATGTTTAGTGTATGCATGTGTGCGAGATACCAAGCTAATCCTAAGGAATCTCACTTAAGTGTGGTAAAAAGGATTATGAAGTATCTCATAGGAACAttaaatgttggattgtggtatcCGAAAGGATCCACTTGTGATTTGATTGGTTATTCCGATTCCGATTTTGCCGGTTGCAAATTGGATAGGAAAAGCACTAGCGGCACTTGTCACTTGCTAGGAAACTCTCTTGTTTCATGGCATAGTAAGAAACAAGTAAGTGTAGCCTTGTCTACCGCCGAAGCCGAGTATGTAGCCGCCGGTAGTTGTTGCGCCCAAATTTTATGGATGAAACAACAACTTGTGGACTATGGACTCATGTTTGATCACATTCCTATCAAATGTGATAATACTAGTGCAATAAATTTAACCAAGAATCCGGTTCAACATTCAAGAACCAAGCATATTGAGATTAGACATCACTTCATAAGAGACCATGTTGAAAAGGGTGATGTGGTTATTGAATTTGTCGAAACTAGTAAACAACTAGCGGACATCTTCACTAAACCTTTAT